A portion of the Mesobacillus sp. AQ2 genome contains these proteins:
- a CDS encoding glutaredoxin family protein, whose protein sequence is MKKTVKLYSRPRCHLCETAREILEELQQNWNFTIEEINIDLDDELVEKYGIMIPVIELDGEELQYGIINKKFISEAFSRKNLEFIG, encoded by the coding sequence ATGAAAAAAACAGTCAAACTTTATTCCCGACCGCGCTGCCATTTATGTGAGACTGCACGGGAAATACTAGAAGAACTGCAGCAAAACTGGAATTTTACAATAGAAGAGATCAATATCGACCTCGATGATGAGCTTGTCGAGAAGTATGGAATCATGATTCCGGTCATCGAATTGGACGGCGAGGAGCTTCAATACGGGATTATTAACAAAAAATTCATAAGTGAAGCGTTTTCACGAAAAAACCTTGAGTTTATTGGTTGA
- the rpoN gene encoding RNA polymerase factor sigma-54, with product MDLKAGLFQKQTLKLAMTQELTQAIALLQYSAQELAAFLEAKSMENPLLQVDFKNITNFDSNMDRKRKGTKRTFERDQKNLIEQIGSGESETLEEYLHAQLNSLKASPEEKLILPVLIENIDENGYLKMDRNDLAKRFAMDEEIIDSAYFKLQSLDPAGIAAGDLQECLLLQLTRQKRTSANQLAITIIRDHFLLFAEKKWKALSKMLNIELKDIQKVHDEIQKLNPKPGAAFQRGKAAYIVPDVVVKREGDELSVSIYDALIPKVSFNDGYFRQLSQHKDQEVNKFIQEKQGDYQWIRRSLEQRKETLMKVSAKIIEKQPDFFMKGPSHLNPMTMREVADELEIHESTVSRTVREKYMQTPCGTYELKSFFTSGVATTENDQASSQTVKAAIENYIKEEDKRKPISDQAIVEMLEDREGMVVSRRTVAKYRDQLGIPSSSKRKRFD from the coding sequence ATGGATCTGAAAGCTGGATTGTTTCAAAAACAGACGTTAAAATTGGCGATGACTCAGGAGCTGACCCAGGCAATTGCGCTTTTGCAGTACTCAGCCCAGGAGCTTGCGGCTTTTCTTGAAGCTAAATCGATGGAAAATCCCCTGCTGCAAGTAGACTTTAAAAATATCACTAATTTTGATTCGAATATGGATCGTAAGAGAAAAGGTACAAAAAGGACATTCGAACGGGACCAGAAAAATTTGATTGAACAGATTGGTTCTGGCGAGAGTGAGACGCTTGAAGAATATCTTCATGCCCAGCTAAACTCCTTAAAAGCATCGCCAGAGGAAAAACTGATATTACCAGTGTTGATTGAAAACATAGATGAAAACGGTTACTTGAAAATGGATCGCAATGATCTTGCAAAAAGGTTTGCTATGGATGAGGAAATCATTGATTCCGCCTATTTCAAGCTGCAATCATTGGATCCCGCCGGTATTGCGGCAGGAGACCTTCAGGAGTGCCTGCTGCTCCAGCTGACAAGGCAGAAGCGGACATCAGCCAATCAGCTGGCGATCACGATCATCCGGGACCACTTCCTTCTCTTTGCTGAAAAAAAGTGGAAAGCACTCTCGAAAATGCTGAATATAGAATTGAAGGATATCCAGAAGGTCCATGACGAGATCCAAAAGCTTAATCCGAAACCAGGGGCAGCTTTCCAGCGTGGAAAGGCAGCCTATATTGTTCCGGATGTAGTGGTGAAACGTGAAGGCGATGAACTTTCTGTAAGCATATATGATGCTTTGATTCCGAAAGTCTCTTTTAACGATGGCTATTTCCGGCAGCTATCACAGCATAAGGATCAGGAAGTCAATAAATTCATCCAGGAAAAGCAGGGGGATTATCAGTGGATCCGCCGCAGCCTCGAACAACGCAAGGAAACGCTGATGAAGGTGTCCGCAAAGATTATCGAAAAACAGCCGGACTTTTTCATGAAAGGTCCTTCCCACCTGAATCCGATGACAATGAGGGAGGTGGCGGATGAGCTGGAGATCCACGAATCAACCGTCAGCCGGACTGTACGTGAAAAATACATGCAGACACCATGCGGAACCTATGAATTGAAATCGTTTTTTACAAGTGGGGTTGCCACCACCGAGAACGACCAGGCCTCATCGCAAACTGTAAAAGCGGCAATCGAGAACTATATAAAGGAAGAAGATAAAAGAAAGCCGATTTCCGACCAGGCTATTGTTGAAATGCTCGAGGATCGTGAAGGGATGGTCGTGTCGCGGAGAACCGTCGCGAAATACCGTGACCAGCTGGGGATTCCATCCTCTTCGAAACGGAAACGATTTGATTAG
- a CDS encoding TetR/AcrR family transcriptional regulator → MSKRGRKKGASGEQSRALLLTIAAEEFAQKGYYETKISTIVQKAGLTQPTFYLYFKSKEAIFKELIDSFRKRLFHLTKESRLEPGVNPDSLSTTISKGLTGIFTFFIENRDLTLIGFYHPQESKELKKQLAVQIRENLMFEAENGIFQTELDMDLVSDILIGIIERLTMTKLFPGIKTPEELSSEIVQLLLNGMLPKSV, encoded by the coding sequence ATGAGTAAAAGAGGCAGGAAGAAAGGGGCTAGCGGTGAACAAAGCCGGGCTTTGCTGCTTACAATCGCTGCAGAAGAGTTTGCCCAAAAAGGTTATTACGAAACCAAAATCAGCACAATCGTTCAAAAGGCAGGCTTAACCCAGCCAACATTCTACCTTTACTTTAAAAGTAAAGAGGCAATTTTCAAGGAATTAATCGACTCGTTTCGCAAAAGGCTTTTTCATCTCACAAAAGAAAGTCGATTAGAACCCGGAGTTAATCCTGACTCCTTATCAACGACGATTAGTAAAGGCTTAACAGGAATCTTTACTTTCTTTATTGAGAATCGAGATTTAACACTAATTGGTTTCTATCATCCTCAAGAGTCTAAAGAATTGAAAAAACAGTTAGCGGTCCAGATAAGAGAAAACTTAATGTTTGAAGCTGAAAATGGTATTTTTCAGACTGAACTCGACATGGATTTGGTGTCAGATATTTTGATTGGCATTATCGAGCGCCTCACGATGACCAAATTATTTCCCGGAATAAAAACTCCTGAAGAACTTTCTTCTGAGATTGTTCAACTTCTTCTAAACGGAATGTTACCGAAAAGCGTCTGA
- a CDS encoding anti-repressor SinI family protein, translating into MERELEQEWLYLMMQAKQMGIPIEEVRQFLQQGSLEDVSYQKSKSEFLRPSP; encoded by the coding sequence ATGGAAAGAGAGTTAGAACAAGAGTGGTTGTACTTAATGATGCAGGCTAAACAAATGGGGATTCCTATAGAGGAGGTCCGGCAGTTTCTCCAGCAGGGTTCTTTAGAAGACGTCTCATACCAAAAATCTAAATCGGAGTTTTTACGGCCGAGTCCTTAA
- the clpP gene encoding ATP-dependent Clp endopeptidase proteolytic subunit ClpP, which translates to MNLIPTVIEQTNRGERAYDIYSRLLKDRIIMLGSGIDDNVANSIVAQLLFLEAENPEKDISIYINSPGGSITAGMAIYDTMQFIKPDVQTICIGMAASMGAFLLAAGTKGKRYALPNAEVMIHQPLGGAQGQATEIEIAAKRILFLREKLNGILSERTGQPLEVIAKDTDRDNFMTAERAKEYGLVDQIISRNVLEEKKDK; encoded by the coding sequence ATGAACTTGATTCCTACAGTTATTGAACAAACGAATCGGGGCGAAAGGGCATATGATATTTATTCCCGCCTTTTAAAGGATCGCATCATTATGCTGGGAAGCGGCATTGATGACAATGTTGCTAACTCAATCGTAGCCCAGCTGCTTTTCCTGGAAGCTGAAAATCCGGAAAAAGACATTTCCATCTACATCAATAGCCCGGGCGGCAGCATCACTGCCGGTATGGCAATCTACGATACTATGCAGTTCATCAAGCCGGATGTACAGACAATCTGCATCGGTATGGCTGCATCCATGGGTGCATTCCTTCTGGCTGCCGGAACAAAAGGCAAGCGTTATGCACTTCCAAACGCCGAAGTCATGATCCACCAGCCACTTGGCGGTGCACAGGGACAGGCGACTGAAATCGAAATCGCTGCGAAGCGTATCCTTTTCCTTCGTGAAAAGCTGAATGGCATCCTTTCCGAGCGTACTGGCCAGCCGCTTGAAGTCATCGCGAAAGATACTGACCGCGACAACTTCATGACAGCTGAGCGTGCGAAGGAATACGGTCTTGTCGACCAGATCATCAGTCGCAACGTATTGGAAGAAAAAAAGGATAAATAA
- a CDS encoding HPr family phosphocarrier protein → MVEKQVEVKLKTGLQARPAALFVQEANRFSSDIFLEKDGKKVNAKSIMGLMSLAVSAGASVNLIADGNDEEEAVSKLAEYIQNEN, encoded by the coding sequence ATGGTTGAAAAACAAGTGGAAGTCAAATTGAAAACTGGGCTGCAAGCACGTCCCGCTGCATTATTCGTGCAGGAAGCAAACAGGTTCTCATCCGATATTTTTCTAGAGAAGGATGGGAAAAAGGTAAACGCAAAAAGCATCATGGGCTTGATGAGTCTTGCAGTAAGTGCCGGCGCATCAGTGAACCTGATCGCGGATGGAAATGACGAAGAAGAAGCCGTGTCGAAATTGGCTGAATACATCCAGAACGAAAATTAA
- the whiA gene encoding DNA-binding protein WhiA, producing the protein MSFASETKKELTNIDVKGCCANAELSALIRMNGSLSFSNRKLIVDVQTENAAIARRIYTLIKKSYQVQVELLVRKKMRLKKNNVYIVRLKESAREILEDLKILGEGFEINYEISPELVKKKCCKRSYLRGAFLAGGSVNNPETSSYHLEIASMYQEHNDSLCELMNTFGLNSKTLERKKGFITYLKEAEKITEFLNIVGAHNALLRFEDIRIVRDMRNSVNRLVNCETANLNKTIGAALRQVENIRYIRDTVGLQILPDKLREIAQLRVDYQDVTLKELGEMVSGGSISKSGINHRLRKIDEIADKLRAGQTINK; encoded by the coding sequence GTGTCGTTCGCTTCGGAAACAAAAAAAGAACTCACGAATATTGACGTGAAGGGCTGCTGCGCCAATGCGGAACTGTCCGCTTTGATCCGGATGAATGGTTCCCTTTCCTTCTCTAATCGCAAACTCATCGTAGACGTACAGACTGAAAATGCCGCGATTGCCAGGCGGATCTATACCCTGATCAAGAAAAGCTATCAGGTACAGGTAGAGCTTTTGGTGCGAAAGAAGATGCGGCTGAAAAAAAATAATGTTTATATTGTCCGCCTGAAGGAATCAGCCAGAGAAATTTTGGAGGATTTAAAGATTTTAGGAGAAGGCTTTGAAATTAACTATGAAATTTCACCTGAATTGGTGAAAAAGAAATGTTGTAAGCGTTCTTATTTAAGAGGAGCTTTCCTTGCAGGAGGTTCGGTAAATAACCCGGAAACTTCCTCCTACCATCTTGAGATTGCCTCGATGTATCAGGAGCATAATGATTCATTATGTGAGTTGATGAACACGTTTGGACTCAACAGCAAAACGCTGGAACGGAAAAAAGGATTTATCACCTACTTGAAGGAAGCGGAAAAAATCACTGAGTTCTTGAACATCGTTGGCGCCCATAATGCGCTGCTGCGTTTTGAGGATATCCGGATTGTCCGTGATATGAGAAATTCGGTTAACCGTCTCGTAAATTGTGAAACGGCTAACTTGAATAAAACAATTGGGGCTGCCCTAAGACAGGTAGAGAATATCCGCTACATACGGGATACAGTCGGCCTGCAAATTTTACCGGATAAGCTGAGGGAGATTGCTCAGCTCCGTGTCGATTACCAGGATGTCACCCTGAAAGAGCTGGGCGAAATGGTCAGCGGGGGAAGTATCAGCAAATCAGGAATCAATCACCGGCTGCGAAAAATTGATGAGATAGCAGATAAACTGCGTGCCGGGCAAACTATAAATAAATAG
- a CDS encoding YvcK family protein, translated as MMTDGLPRIVIIGGGTGLPVLLRGLKKHPVDITAIVTVADDGGSSGRLREDMQIPPPGDIRNVLAALSDVEPLIEEMFQHRFNTSNELSGHSLGNLILAAMTSITGNFVHAIQEMSKVLNVRGKVLPAANRSVMLNAVMEDNSIVRGESKIPYSGKRIKRVFLNPEGVKPLPETLQAIREADLIVIGPGSLYTSILPNLLVKRLGKEVCKAKARKVYICNLMTQAGETHDFAASDHIKAIYDHMDCAFIDTILVNSETIPPDVELRYKEELAQPVVFDLDRLNSLGVEVVQDEIAELDGNVIRHDTKKVSEILYSMIIDETKKRYNA; from the coding sequence ATGATGACAGATGGATTGCCAAGAATCGTCATCATTGGAGGCGGAACAGGCCTCCCAGTCCTGCTCCGGGGCTTGAAAAAGCATCCGGTCGACATCACTGCGATTGTCACAGTGGCTGATGATGGCGGAAGTTCGGGCCGCCTGCGGGAAGATATGCAGATTCCCCCTCCAGGCGATATCAGGAATGTCCTGGCTGCCCTTTCGGATGTGGAGCCGCTGATTGAAGAAATGTTCCAGCATCGCTTCAATACATCCAATGAATTATCTGGCCACTCACTCGGCAACCTGATCCTGGCGGCGATGACGTCGATTACCGGCAATTTCGTCCATGCAATCCAGGAGATGAGCAAGGTGCTGAATGTGCGCGGAAAAGTCCTGCCGGCAGCAAACAGGAGTGTCATGCTGAATGCGGTGATGGAGGATAACAGCATTGTCAGGGGCGAATCGAAAATTCCTTACTCAGGGAAAAGAATCAAGCGGGTTTTCCTGAATCCTGAAGGCGTAAAGCCATTGCCTGAGACGCTCCAGGCGATCAGGGAAGCAGATTTGATTGTCATCGGACCAGGCAGCTTATATACAAGCATCCTGCCAAACCTGCTCGTGAAAAGGCTTGGCAAGGAAGTATGCAAAGCGAAGGCGCGCAAGGTGTATATCTGCAACCTGATGACCCAGGCGGGAGAGACGCATGATTTTGCGGCAAGTGACCATATTAAAGCGATTTATGATCATATGGATTGTGCTTTTATCGATACGATTTTGGTAAACAGTGAGACCATCCCTCCTGATGTCGAGCTGCGATATAAGGAAGAGCTTGCCCAGCCTGTCGTTTTTGATCTGGACCGGCTGAATTCTTTAGGAGTCGAGGTCGTACAGGATGAAATCGCAGAGCTGGATGGCAATGTCATCAGGCATGATACAAAAAAAGTTTCAGAAATTTTATATTCTATGATAATAGATGAAACCAAAAAGAGGTATAACGCGTAG
- the rapZ gene encoding RNase adapter RapZ — protein sequence MSTGSTTDTQLVIITGMSGAGKTVAIQSFEDLGFFCVDNLPPTLLPKFLELMKESGTKMNKVALVMDLRGREFFDSLFKALDELAETSWVTPQVLFLDADDSTLVRRYKETRRSHPLAPSGLPLEGIQLERELLEELKGRAQLIYKTTGMKPKDLREKILEEFSVNKKTIFTVNVMSFGFKHGLPIDADLVFDVRFLPNPHYIEHMRPKTGLDEDVSTYVLKWNETSKFLEKVLDLLSFMLPHYKREGKAQLVIAIGCTGGQHRSVALAEHIAKYFEKDYHTRVTHRDIDKRKGLTT from the coding sequence ATGAGTACCGGTTCAACTACTGATACCCAACTGGTCATCATAACAGGTATGTCTGGCGCGGGGAAAACGGTCGCAATCCAGAGTTTTGAGGACCTTGGCTTTTTCTGTGTCGACAATCTGCCGCCGACATTGCTGCCGAAATTCCTTGAGTTGATGAAGGAATCTGGCACAAAAATGAATAAGGTGGCATTGGTCATGGATTTGCGCGGGCGCGAATTCTTTGATTCCCTGTTCAAGGCGCTTGATGAACTTGCGGAAACTTCATGGGTGACGCCACAGGTGCTGTTCCTGGATGCAGATGACTCTACACTCGTCCGCCGTTATAAAGAAACGAGACGTTCGCATCCACTTGCTCCATCAGGCTTGCCGCTTGAAGGCATCCAGCTTGAACGCGAGCTGCTGGAAGAACTGAAGGGCCGAGCACAGCTTATTTATAAAACAACCGGCATGAAACCAAAGGACCTCCGCGAAAAAATCCTTGAAGAGTTCTCGGTGAACAAAAAGACGATTTTTACCGTGAATGTGATGTCCTTTGGGTTCAAGCATGGATTACCGATAGATGCCGACCTCGTTTTCGATGTCCGCTTCTTGCCGAACCCGCATTATATTGAACATATGCGTCCAAAAACTGGTCTTGATGAAGATGTATCGACATACGTTTTAAAATGGAACGAGACATCCAAGTTCCTTGAAAAGGTGCTAGACCTCTTGAGCTTCATGCTTCCGCATTATAAGCGGGAAGGCAAGGCGCAGCTGGTCATCGCCATCGGCTGCACGGGAGGCCAGCATCGTTCAGTAGCGCTGGCTGAACATATCGCCAAATATTTCGAGAAAGACTATCATACCCGCGTGACACACCGTGATATCGATAAAAGGAAGGGACTTACGACATGA
- a CDS encoding 8-oxo-dGTP diphosphatase translates to MQRVTNCVLVKEDKILLLQKPRRNWWVAPGGKMEPGETVKDSCVREFREETGIYLRNPQIKGIFTFVIKEDDQVVSEWMMFTFYATEADGINLDVSDEGTISWHELDDIKDLPMAAGDYHILEYMIHGQGIIYGNFTYTPDFELISYRLDPN, encoded by the coding sequence ATGCAGCGCGTCACGAATTGTGTTTTAGTGAAAGAGGATAAAATTTTGCTTTTGCAGAAGCCGCGCCGCAATTGGTGGGTGGCTCCTGGCGGAAAGATGGAACCTGGTGAGACTGTCAAGGATTCCTGTGTCAGGGAATTCCGTGAAGAAACAGGGATTTACCTGCGTAATCCCCAAATCAAAGGGATCTTCACATTCGTCATCAAGGAAGATGATCAGGTAGTTTCTGAGTGGATGATGTTCACTTTTTATGCCACTGAGGCAGACGGGATCAATCTTGATGTTTCCGACGAAGGCACCATTTCCTGGCACGAGCTTGATGATATTAAGGATTTGCCAATGGCAGCAGGAGATTATCATATTCTTGAATATATGATTCATGGACAAGGAATCATTTATGGCAACTTTACTTATACACCGGATTTTGAGCTGATCAGCTACAGGCTCGATCCGAATTGA
- the trxB gene encoding thioredoxin-disulfide reductase: MSEEKIYDVIIIGAGPAGMTAAVYTSRANLSTLMLERGVPGGQMANTEEVENYPGFDHILGPELSTKMFDHAKKFGAEYAYGDVKEVIDGKEYKTIKAGSKEYKARSIIISAGAEYKKLGVPGEQELGGRGVSYCAVCDGAFFKNRELVVVGGGDSAVEEGVYLTRFASKVTIVHRRDELRAQKILQDRAFANDKIDFIWNHTVKQINDKDGKVGSVTLVSTLDGAEQEFPADGVFIYIGMVPLTKPFESLGITNSNGYIETNEQMETKVPGIFAAGDIREKTLRQIVTATGDGSIAAQNAQHYVEELIEELKANA; encoded by the coding sequence ATGTCAGAAGAGAAAATTTACGACGTCATCATCATTGGTGCCGGACCGGCAGGGATGACCGCTGCTGTTTATACATCACGCGCGAACTTGTCGACACTGATGCTTGAGCGCGGCGTTCCAGGCGGCCAGATGGCGAATACAGAAGAGGTTGAAAACTATCCAGGCTTTGACCACATTCTTGGCCCAGAGCTTTCAACCAAAATGTTTGACCATGCGAAAAAATTCGGTGCAGAATATGCTTACGGTGATGTAAAAGAAGTCATCGACGGCAAAGAATATAAAACCATCAAGGCTGGCAGCAAGGAATACAAAGCCCGCTCCATCATCATCTCTGCTGGTGCGGAGTACAAGAAGCTTGGCGTTCCTGGCGAGCAGGAGCTTGGCGGGCGCGGTGTATCTTACTGTGCGGTTTGTGACGGCGCATTCTTCAAAAACAGGGAACTTGTCGTTGTCGGTGGAGGAGACTCCGCAGTTGAAGAGGGTGTTTACCTAACTCGCTTCGCTTCAAAAGTGACGATCGTTCACCGCCGTGATGAGCTTCGTGCGCAAAAAATCCTTCAAGACCGCGCATTTGCCAATGACAAAATTGATTTCATCTGGAATCATACAGTCAAGCAAATCAATGACAAAGATGGCAAAGTCGGCAGCGTGACGCTTGTATCCACACTGGATGGTGCTGAACAGGAGTTCCCGGCTGATGGCGTATTCATCTACATCGGAATGGTTCCTTTGACTAAGCCATTCGAAAGCCTTGGCATCACGAACAGCAACGGCTACATCGAAACGAATGAACAAATGGAAACAAAGGTTCCCGGCATTTTTGCAGCTGGTGACATCCGTGAAAAAACGCTGCGCCAAATCGTGACCGCGACAGGCGACGGAAGTATCGCTGCTCAAAACGCCCAGCATTATGTTGAGGAATTGATCGAGGAATTGAAAGCGAACGCTTAA